In the Orenia marismortui DSM 5156 genome, one interval contains:
- a CDS encoding DUF2339 domain-containing protein codes for MFSFILIIIFIIILINLSNEIKNLRKEVRYLKSEVIEFSNFKEKIDGQLLKESSVREELEKVELENEEMQKAVDETEKGEVIKEEIIEDKKKEKVDVTAAGIEDKTSIAIEVEEEADTEEESDTTVDNIEEQTIVKTKEEVNNLQDSSKEDYWKQFAVKEEEDNHLDDNIKSDTSVEQRLNQLDEEVKQERADRMKKFKEMLRGKVIEPFDRAIWSKRSKFDFEKMLSFEYWLNKIGIGLLLLGIIFLFKYSLNQGWVTPQIKVGIGLAIGITLEVIGLRVYSKRARFGQVLIGGGIAALYASGFAAFQLYEIVPYLLAFVFMLAVTLYAYYLSIRQEEVVLALIGFVGGVGTPFLLYSGEGSLVNLMLYLCFIVGGTSLVYLYKGWPLLLWVSVLGGWPLISLGLIGDISYAERRAVQVAIVFFWLIYWIIPVLREVLWSKNKNKWSKPSLDFLKDHLSEDMMAFVNRHVNLLVIITPLISLLYSMKLWKVGYRIWDLGNSSLRWGGIALAGSVVYQAVAFILKKIKVKEKLEYVHILMAFVLLTMTLIILVEGNTLIAALALETTALILVSIKLKDKIMNLMSHLIFVVVAIWLGLRLAMNDLIGLPILNTQAIVDIVIIICGLVTTKNIKDKRVSQIYKLFFGHLAILTLLWRELSPVPNGYHLIAIAWAAEALAEYIIAKKYDNKLLKNASHLVFGALLLWRGYWFITETVNGMVVFNMQSLADIIIIAVGFIMSSLDNVKSKNNTLYKIGSYLAAFGLAWRELSALPGYNYVMIAWVLEAVIIHILAYRDSDRFMTLSAHYVFMILGVILGYRLIRGFSYYYLTTPVFNLTALVDLLIITSALGISKIIKREEKILYRVIALVMILGWLFRELSILAYNYVLLAWLIEGLIVHLIAKSKNYNYLKLTAHLTFILMALWVGLRITLGWDSLSLISIGSIVNLLIIASAVYISKKLNSVDKRYYLVGANLLFLAWLFRGLITFGYSYIMLAWTVEAIIVHLIAKKKKLNYLNDFSHLVFAILGIWIVARASSRISGYLPALSFGVLTDFIILVSIALVGKKIVEKRMKNLYLLLSHILFLLCSYQFLSNFIRGYEYTMLVWVIEATILYIIAKRKDNFDLEVGADFVFGALALWISARIFLNLVDYPILNFAVITEAIVIALIGGTIKLYGKEIELKYYKLLSALLLAGIFYREFEGLHNGYSYIIISWTILGLLLHFDAKRSLDLTAKFSSQVVFAILAVWVVYRIFKIRLGVPILNIMALADILVILCIAIYAYFESDKTKALVYGFFSYLSMLILLYKEFVHLANGQGSVTVAWGIYAISILLFGLRLDKRLFIGTAVATLFVVVGKLFMIDLANVEAIWKILLFIGFGVVFLVISYYLQILWKPKLDEDEMIEQ; via the coding sequence GTGTTTTCTTTTATATTAATTATTATTTTTATAATTATTTTAATTAATTTAAGTAATGAGATTAAAAATTTAAGAAAGGAAGTTAGATATTTAAAGAGTGAAGTTATAGAATTTAGTAATTTTAAAGAAAAAATTGATGGACAATTATTAAAAGAAAGTTCAGTTAGAGAAGAATTGGAAAAGGTAGAATTAGAAAATGAAGAAATGCAAAAGGCAGTAGATGAAACAGAAAAAGGAGAAGTTATAAAAGAAGAGATTATAGAAGATAAGAAAAAAGAGAAAGTAGATGTCACAGCGGCTGGTATAGAAGATAAAACTAGTATTGCAATAGAAGTAGAAGAAGAGGCTGATACTGAAGAAGAATCAGATACTACAGTAGATAATATAGAGGAGCAGACTATAGTTAAGACAAAGGAAGAAGTTAATAATCTCCAAGATAGTTCAAAGGAGGATTATTGGAAGCAATTTGCTGTAAAAGAAGAAGAGGATAATCATCTAGACGATAATATTAAAAGTGATACAAGTGTTGAGCAAAGATTAAATCAACTTGATGAAGAGGTTAAACAAGAACGAGCAGACAGAATGAAAAAGTTTAAAGAAATGTTAAGAGGAAAGGTGATTGAGCCCTTTGATAGAGCTATTTGGAGTAAGAGATCAAAATTTGATTTTGAAAAGATGCTTAGTTTTGAATATTGGTTAAATAAGATAGGGATTGGATTATTATTATTAGGGATTATATTTTTATTTAAGTATTCACTTAATCAGGGATGGGTTACACCACAGATTAAGGTTGGTATAGGCTTGGCAATAGGAATTACCCTTGAAGTTATAGGACTTAGAGTGTATAGTAAGCGAGCAAGATTTGGGCAGGTGCTAATTGGAGGAGGGATTGCGGCCTTATATGCTAGTGGTTTTGCAGCCTTTCAATTATATGAAATAGTTCCTTATTTACTTGCCTTCGTATTTATGTTAGCAGTAACATTATATGCTTATTACCTATCAATTAGGCAAGAAGAGGTTGTATTAGCTTTAATAGGTTTTGTTGGTGGAGTAGGAACTCCATTTTTATTATACAGTGGAGAGGGAAGCTTAGTTAACTTAATGTTATATCTATGTTTTATTGTAGGTGGAACATCTTTGGTCTACTTATATAAAGGATGGCCTTTATTGTTATGGGTATCTGTATTAGGAGGTTGGCCTTTAATCTCTTTAGGTTTAATTGGTGATATAAGTTATGCGGAAAGAAGAGCAGTTCAGGTAGCAATTGTATTCTTTTGGCTTATATATTGGATTATTCCAGTATTACGTGAGGTTTTATGGTCAAAGAATAAAAATAAATGGTCTAAACCTAGTTTAGATTTTTTAAAGGATCATCTTTCAGAGGATATGATGGCTTTTGTAAATAGGCATGTGAATCTATTAGTAATTATAACTCCATTAATCTCATTGTTATATTCAATGAAGCTTTGGAAGGTTGGTTATAGAATTTGGGATTTAGGAAATAGTAGCTTAAGGTGGGGGGGAATTGCTTTAGCTGGAAGTGTAGTTTATCAGGCAGTTGCTTTCATTCTTAAAAAAATTAAAGTAAAAGAAAAGTTAGAGTATGTACATATTCTAATGGCTTTTGTATTACTTACTATGACATTGATTATTTTGGTAGAGGGGAATACTTTGATTGCAGCTTTAGCATTAGAAACAACAGCATTGATATTAGTGTCAATTAAACTTAAAGATAAGATTATGAATTTAATGTCTCATTTAATCTTTGTAGTTGTAGCTATTTGGCTAGGATTAAGATTAGCTATGAATGATTTAATAGGTCTTCCTATTTTAAATACTCAAGCCATAGTTGATATAGTAATTATTATATGTGGATTAGTTACTACTAAAAATATTAAGGATAAAAGGGTATCACAGATCTATAAATTATTCTTTGGTCATTTAGCAATCTTAACTCTATTATGGCGTGAACTTTCACCAGTTCCAAACGGATATCACCTAATTGCTATTGCTTGGGCAGCTGAAGCTTTAGCAGAGTATATAATTGCGAAAAAGTATGATAATAAACTGCTTAAGAATGCTTCACATCTAGTTTTTGGAGCGTTACTATTATGGCGTGGGTACTGGTTTATAACAGAAACAGTTAATGGAATGGTCGTCTTTAATATGCAGTCATTAGCTGATATTATAATCATTGCTGTTGGATTTATAATGTCCAGCTTAGATAATGTTAAAAGCAAAAATAATACTCTTTATAAGATTGGAAGTTATCTAGCTGCTTTTGGTTTAGCATGGCGGGAATTATCAGCACTTCCAGGCTACAATTATGTGATGATTGCTTGGGTCTTAGAAGCAGTTATTATTCATATTTTGGCTTATCGAGATTCTGATAGATTTATGACCTTAAGTGCTCATTATGTATTTATGATTTTAGGAGTGATCTTAGGTTATAGATTAATAAGAGGCTTTAGTTATTATTATCTAACAACACCTGTTTTTAATTTGACCGCTTTAGTAGATTTATTAATTATTACTTCAGCTTTAGGCATAAGTAAAATTATAAAGAGAGAAGAAAAAATTCTTTATAGGGTAATTGCTTTAGTTATGATCTTAGGATGGTTATTTAGAGAATTATCAATTTTAGCTTATAATTATGTACTTTTAGCTTGGTTAATAGAAGGCTTGATAGTCCATTTAATAGCTAAGTCTAAAAATTACAATTATTTGAAGTTAACTGCCCATTTAACCTTTATTTTAATGGCTTTATGGGTAGGATTAAGAATAACTTTAGGATGGGATAGTTTATCACTCATAAGTATAGGTTCTATAGTTAATCTGCTTATTATAGCAAGTGCTGTGTATATATCTAAGAAGCTAAACTCTGTAGATAAGAGATATTATCTAGTAGGTGCTAATCTACTATTTTTAGCTTGGTTATTTAGAGGGTTAATTACTTTTGGTTATAGTTATATTATGTTAGCTTGGACTGTTGAAGCAATAATAGTACATTTGATTGCTAAAAAGAAGAAGCTTAATTATTTAAATGATTTTAGCCATTTAGTTTTTGCAATTTTAGGTATTTGGATAGTAGCTAGAGCAAGTTCAAGAATAAGTGGTTATCTACCTGCTCTTAGCTTTGGAGTATTAACAGACTTTATTATTTTAGTTAGTATAGCGCTAGTAGGAAAGAAAATTGTTGAGAAGAGAATGAAGAATCTCTATTTATTATTATCTCATATTTTATTCTTGCTTTGTTCATATCAATTCCTATCTAATTTTATTAGGGGTTATGAGTATACAATGTTAGTTTGGGTAATAGAAGCAACTATTCTTTATATTATTGCTAAAAGAAAAGATAACTTTGATCTTGAGGTAGGTGCTGACTTTGTCTTTGGAGCTTTAGCTCTTTGGATTTCTGCTAGGATATTTTTAAACTTAGTTGATTATCCAATACTGAATTTTGCTGTGATTACAGAGGCAATTGTCATAGCTCTTATAGGAGGAACAATTAAATTATACGGAAAAGAAATTGAGCTAAAGTATTACAAATTATTATCGGCTTTATTATTAGCAGGAATATTCTACAGAGAGTTTGAAGGTCTGCATAATGGTTATAGCTATATAATTATCTCTTGGACAATACTAGGTTTGTTACTACATTTTGATGCTAAAAGAAGTCTAGATTTAACTGCTAAATTTTCTTCTCAAGTTGTTTTTGCTATATTAGCTGTTTGGGTAGTTTATAGAATATTTAAAATAAGATTGGGAGTACCAATTCTTAATATAATGGCCTTAGCTGATATTTTAGTAATACTTTGTATTGCAATTTATGCTTATTTTGAAAGTGATAAGACTAAAGCCTTGGTATATGGATTTTTCTCTTATTTGAGTATGTTAATATTACTTTATAAAGAGTTTGTTCATTTAGCAAATGGGCAAGGATCTGTAACAGTAGCTTGGGGAATATATGCGATAAGTATCTTACTTTTTGGGCTTAGATTAGATAAGAGATTGTTTATAGGTACAGCAGTAGCTACCTTATTTGTGGTAGTTGGAAAGTTGTTTATGATAGATTTAGCAAATGTAGAAGCAATTTGGAAGATATTATTATTCATTGGATTTGGGGTAGTCTTCTTAGTTATTAGTTATTATCTGCAAATACTATGGAAACCTAAATTAGATGAAGATGAAATGATAGAGCAATAA
- a CDS encoding PadR family transcriptional regulator: MILISLKHGILGLLSYNDMTGYDLSKYFDQSLQFFWSAQKSQIYRDLGNLEEKEFVVSKIVHQEGKPDKKLYSITKNGEEELVNWINQYSFEDSMKIRDSFLMRIFFSAKGNNQNLKIALQEYIQQHQIYLDNLDNIKKKYIKEDYLGDSNDYIYWAMSIKKGYYNFKANIEWANDILEMLDNL; encoded by the coding sequence GTGATACTTATCTCTTTAAAACATGGAATCTTAGGATTATTATCCTACAATGATATGACAGGATATGATTTGAGTAAATACTTTGATCAATCTCTTCAATTCTTCTGGAGTGCACAAAAAAGCCAGATCTATCGAGATCTTGGTAACCTTGAAGAAAAAGAATTTGTAGTATCCAAAATAGTCCATCAAGAAGGTAAACCAGATAAAAAGCTTTATTCAATCACTAAAAATGGAGAAGAAGAATTAGTCAATTGGATTAATCAATATTCTTTTGAAGATTCAATGAAAATCAGAGATTCTTTTTTGATGAGAATATTTTTCAGCGCTAAAGGAAATAACCAAAATTTAAAAATAGCATTACAGGAATATATTCAACAGCATCAAATCTATCTAGATAACTTAGATAATATAAAAAAGAAGTATATTAAAGAAGATTATCTAGGAGATAGTAATGACTATATTTATTGGGCGATGAGTATAAAAAAAGGATACTATAACTTTAAAGCCAATATTGAATGGGCTAATGATATTTTAGAGATGTTAGATAACTTATAG
- a CDS encoding NAD(P)H-dependent oxidoreductase — protein MENILILNGSPRGKKGNTAKLVDNFITGLKEESSNLIIENIELYKKNINSCTGCFSCWNKTPGKCIFNDDMKDLISSYVNADLVIWATPLYHFGMTSIMKRFTERTLPINKPDIVKYDETYTHPQRYDMNNKKNILISTAGFPEAHNFEVLIDQLNKITGGKVSESILTVMGELLSVKALENRISWYLDAVQQAGKEFISQGSLNKKTKDLLKKELVPIDDFVEMANLTQKTEEKITTEKSQKGYNLLKLMGHSFVPNNANGIDAILEMEFTDLNESNHFIIKDNSCQLKKGPSNNFSAKIITGYEIWQKISQGDLDGPQAMMDGLYKIEGDFDLIQKLDRIFGSSKGKQDNKNQKINIDSRLVGQKAMGISFIPWVFSWIFIESNLLAGVLLPLLLSLGLVAIKKKKYELTYFEKMNTLYFSILSIISLFDYQLLSNIGIELNYFAVASIWGLSVLFNTALTSDYSKYDYEEDLEDNPIFIKTNDILTLFWALMFVGQGVAMIILKNYSYLKYSPLLYILILVAIKFTNYFSKKYPEYIAKGKLKKNIFSS, from the coding sequence TTGGAGAATATATTAATCTTAAATGGTAGTCCACGAGGAAAGAAAGGTAACACAGCTAAGTTAGTTGATAATTTTATTACAGGTCTTAAAGAAGAGAGTTCTAATCTTATTATTGAAAATATTGAATTATACAAGAAGAATATCAATTCTTGTACAGGATGCTTTTCTTGCTGGAATAAGACTCCTGGTAAATGTATTTTTAATGATGATATGAAAGATCTAATTTCTAGTTATGTTAATGCAGATTTGGTAATTTGGGCTACCCCACTTTATCATTTCGGAATGACTTCTATAATGAAAAGGTTCACTGAAAGAACCTTGCCAATTAATAAACCAGATATAGTGAAATATGATGAAACTTATACCCACCCTCAAAGATATGATATGAATAATAAAAAAAATATACTAATATCTACTGCTGGTTTTCCTGAAGCTCATAACTTTGAAGTATTAATAGATCAGCTAAACAAAATAACTGGAGGCAAAGTTAGTGAAAGTATTCTAACTGTCATGGGGGAACTATTATCAGTCAAAGCCTTAGAAAACAGAATATCCTGGTATTTAGATGCTGTTCAGCAAGCAGGTAAAGAATTTATATCACAAGGCTCCTTAAACAAAAAAACAAAAGATCTTTTGAAAAAAGAATTAGTTCCTATCGACGATTTTGTTGAAATGGCTAATTTAACTCAGAAAACAGAAGAAAAAATCACAACAGAAAAATCACAAAAAGGATATAATCTATTAAAGTTGATGGGCCATAGCTTTGTTCCCAATAATGCAAATGGCATTGATGCTATTTTAGAGATGGAATTTACAGACTTGAATGAAAGCAACCACTTTATTATTAAAGATAACAGCTGTCAACTAAAAAAGGGGCCTAGTAATAACTTTAGTGCTAAGATCATTACAGGCTATGAGATTTGGCAAAAGATTTCTCAAGGAGACTTAGATGGACCTCAAGCAATGATGGATGGACTTTATAAAATAGAAGGAGATTTTGATTTGATTCAAAAATTAGACAGAATCTTTGGTTCATCTAAGGGAAAACAAGATAATAAAAATCAAAAAATAAATATAGATTCCCGATTAGTTGGTCAAAAAGCAATGGGAATCTCCTTTATTCCTTGGGTCTTCTCTTGGATCTTCATTGAATCAAATCTCTTAGCAGGAGTTTTATTACCTCTATTACTTAGTTTAGGACTGGTTGCTATCAAAAAGAAAAAATATGAGCTTACTTATTTTGAAAAAATGAACACTCTATATTTCTCAATCTTATCCATTATTAGTCTTTTTGATTATCAGCTATTAAGTAATATAGGCATTGAGCTTAACTACTTTGCAGTAGCTTCAATCTGGGGTCTATCAGTCTTATTTAACACTGCTTTGACCAGCGATTATTCAAAGTATGACTATGAAGAAGATCTAGAAGATAATCCTATATTTATTAAAACCAATGATATTCTAACTCTATTTTGGGCATTAATGTTTGTTGGTCAAGGTGTAGCTATGATTATTTTAAAGAATTATAGCTATTTAAAATACTCTCCACTACTATATATATTAATTTTAGTAGCCATTAAATTTACTAATTACTTTTCCAAGAAATATCC